In Burkholderia sp. GAS332, one DNA window encodes the following:
- a CDS encoding benzoate/toluate 1,2-dioxygenase beta subunit encodes MSFDYQTICATLYREARLLDDRQWDDWLACYAEDVTYWMPAWDDDDQLTDDHESQISLMYYPDRGGLEDRVFRIKTERSSASMPEPRTSHNVTNVEVLAERGNEVDVRYNFDTLSHRYRINDHFFGTMFVTLRKVDDALLIASKKIVLKNDYIRQVLDIYHV; translated from the coding sequence ATGAGCTTCGACTACCAGACAATCTGCGCCACGCTGTACCGCGAAGCGCGCCTGCTCGATGACCGCCAGTGGGACGATTGGCTCGCCTGCTATGCCGAGGACGTCACCTACTGGATGCCGGCGTGGGATGACGACGACCAGCTCACCGATGACCACGAGAGTCAAATCTCGCTGATGTATTACCCGGACCGCGGCGGCCTGGAAGACCGGGTGTTCCGCATCAAGACCGAGCGCAGTAGTGCGTCGATGCCTGAACCGCGGACCAGCCACAACGTGACCAACGTAGAAGTGCTGGCCGAACGCGGCAATGAAGTGGACGTGCGCTACAACTTCGACACGCTCAGCCACCGCTACAGAATCAACGACCATTTTTTCGGCACGATGTTCGTTACGTTGCGAAAGGTCGACGATGCCTTGTTGATTGCCAGCAAGAAAATTGTGCTGAAGAACGATTACATCCGCCAGGTGCTCGACATTTACCACGTTTGA
- a CDS encoding benzoate 1,2-dioxygenase, alpha subunit, with protein sequence MSAIIDKASQLDELLHTAVQDDKQNGVFRCRRDIFTNADLFELEMKHIYESNWVYLAHESQIPNNNDYYTTWIGRQPIVITRDKSGELHAVINACAHKGAMLCRKKHGNKGTFTCPFHGWSFANTGKLLKVKDVKTTEYPVQFNTNGSHDLKKVARFQSYRGFLFGSLNADAVPLEDYLGETKVIIDQIVDQAANGLEVLRGNSSYIYDGNWKMQMENGCDGYHVSTVHWNYAATMDRRKVDGTKAVDANSWSKSVAGVYGFDHGHILLWTKTMNPEVRPVYQYREEIKARVGEVKADFIVNQTRNLCLYPNVFLMDQFSTQIRVVRPISVDKTEVTIFCFAPKGESAADRATRIRQYEDFFNVTGMGTADDLEEFRACQAGYAGTTAMWNDLSRGAPLWVDGPDENAKTMGLKPVISGERSEDEGLFVCQHEYWVQVMRDGLKKEHEEALA encoded by the coding sequence ATGTCTGCAATTATCGACAAAGCCTCGCAACTGGATGAACTGCTGCATACCGCCGTTCAGGACGACAAGCAAAACGGTGTATTCCGTTGCCGTCGCGATATTTTCACCAACGCCGATTTGTTTGAACTCGAGATGAAACACATCTACGAGAGCAATTGGGTGTACCTGGCGCACGAAAGCCAGATTCCCAATAACAACGACTACTACACCACCTGGATTGGCCGCCAGCCCATCGTGATCACTCGCGACAAAAGCGGCGAACTGCACGCGGTCATTAATGCCTGTGCGCACAAAGGCGCCATGCTCTGCCGCAAAAAGCACGGTAACAAAGGCACCTTCACCTGTCCGTTCCACGGCTGGAGTTTCGCTAACACGGGCAAGCTGCTGAAAGTGAAGGACGTGAAGACCACCGAATACCCGGTGCAATTCAACACCAATGGCTCGCACGATCTGAAGAAAGTTGCGCGTTTCCAGAGCTATCGCGGCTTCCTGTTCGGCAGCCTCAACGCAGACGCGGTGCCGCTGGAGGACTACCTCGGCGAGACCAAGGTCATCATCGACCAGATCGTCGACCAGGCCGCAAACGGGCTGGAAGTGTTGCGGGGAAACTCCTCTTACATCTACGACGGCAACTGGAAGATGCAGATGGAGAACGGCTGCGACGGCTACCACGTTAGCACCGTGCACTGGAACTATGCCGCAACGATGGACCGCCGCAAGGTCGATGGCACGAAGGCTGTGGATGCGAACAGCTGGAGCAAGTCGGTAGCCGGCGTGTACGGGTTCGACCACGGCCACATTCTGTTGTGGACCAAGACGATGAACCCGGAAGTGCGACCGGTCTATCAGTACCGCGAAGAAATCAAGGCACGCGTCGGCGAAGTCAAGGCGGATTTTATCGTCAACCAGACTCGAAACCTGTGCCTGTATCCGAACGTGTTCCTGATGGACCAGTTCAGCACCCAGATTCGCGTGGTACGTCCGATCAGCGTAGACAAGACCGAAGTCACCATCTTCTGCTTTGCCCCAAAGGGTGAGAGCGCAGCCGACCGCGCTACCCGCATTCGCCAATACGAGGATTTCTTCAACGTCACGGGAATGGGCACCGCGGATGACCTTGAAGAGTTCCGCGCTTGCCAGGCGGGCTATGCCGGCACCACGGCGATGTGGAACGACCTTTCGCGCGGCGCGCCGTTGTGGGTCGATGGTCCGGACGAGAATGCGAAGACGATGGGTCTCAAGCCGGTTATCTCGGGCGAGCGCAGCGAAGACGAAGGCCTGTTTGTGTGCCAGCACGAATACTGGGTTCAGGTGATGCGCGACGGACTGAAAAAGGAACACGAGGAGGCCTTGGCATGA
- a CDS encoding catechol 1,2-dioxygenase, whose protein sequence is MSVKVFDTKEAQDLLKAAANVGSQDGSPRAQQIVHRLLGDLFKAIDDLDMTPDEIWAGVHYFNKLGQDGEAALLAAGLGLEKYLDIRMDAADKEADIGGTPRTIEGPLYVAGAPVRDGLSKIDINPDDDAGPLVIRGTVTGPDGKPVAGAVVECWHANSKGFYSHFDPTGAQSEFNLRGAVSTGPDGKYEFRTLMPVGYGCPPQGATQQLLNVLARHGNRPAHVHFFATSDKYRKLTTQINIEGDPLIWDDFAYATREDLIPPVVEKTGGTALGMKADVYKEIEFNIELTPLVQGKDNQVVHRLRASATA, encoded by the coding sequence ATGAGCGTCAAAGTGTTCGATACGAAGGAAGCGCAGGACCTGCTGAAGGCGGCGGCTAACGTCGGTAGCCAGGACGGCAGTCCTCGCGCCCAGCAGATCGTCCATCGCCTGCTGGGCGATTTGTTCAAGGCCATCGACGACCTTGACATGACGCCCGACGAAATCTGGGCCGGCGTTCATTATTTCAACAAGCTCGGCCAGGACGGCGAAGCGGCCTTGCTCGCCGCCGGCCTGGGCCTGGAGAAGTATCTCGACATTCGCATGGATGCCGCGGACAAGGAGGCCGACATCGGTGGCACGCCGCGTACCATCGAAGGTCCCCTGTATGTCGCCGGTGCACCAGTGCGCGATGGCCTATCGAAGATCGATATCAATCCGGACGACGATGCCGGCCCGCTGGTCATCCGCGGCACCGTAACCGGCCCGGACGGCAAACCCGTCGCAGGTGCGGTGGTCGAATGCTGGCACGCCAATTCAAAAGGCTTCTATTCGCACTTCGACCCGACCGGCGCACAGAGCGAGTTCAATCTCCGCGGTGCGGTCAGCACGGGTCCCGACGGCAAGTACGAATTCCGTACGCTCATGCCGGTCGGTTATGGCTGCCCGCCGCAGGGCGCGACCCAACAACTGTTGAACGTGCTCGCCCGCCATGGCAACCGCCCAGCGCATGTGCACTTCTTCGCCACCAGCGACAAGTACCGCAAGCTGACGACGCAAATCAATATCGAGGGCGACCCGCTGATTTGGGACGACTTTGCCTACGCCACCCGCGAGGATTTGATTCCCCCTGTGGTCGAAAAGACCGGCGGCACTGCGTTGGGCATGAAGGCTGACGTGTACAAGGAAATCGAGTTCAACATCGAGTTGACGCCGCTGGTTCAGGGCAAGGATAACCAGGTCGTCCATCGCCTGCGTGCGTCTGCTACCGCCTGA
- a CDS encoding DNA-binding transcriptional regulator, LysR family: MELRHLRYFVAVAEERNFTRAAQRLNMAQPPLSRQIQQLEEILEVQLFQRDSRPLKLTETGKFFYAHAVQLLAQTSELESMTRRVGNIERSLSVGFVGSTLYGMLPKIIRRFRDENTTVELSLHEMSTMDQIRALKDGQIDVGFGRIRHEDANIRRVILREEKMIVAFPEGHSLSFGKPALALSDLVNETLIIFPKAPRPSYADQVLSAFADRGLKPRRIYEVRELQIALGLVAAGEGISVVPSSVYGLKRDDVSYKELDDPTLVSPIIMSTRMLDESRDLQELLELIYRLYEEERVPYAPRNEVGR; this comes from the coding sequence ATGGAGTTGCGGCATCTTCGCTATTTCGTCGCCGTAGCCGAGGAACGCAATTTCACGCGCGCGGCACAGCGGCTGAACATGGCCCAACCGCCGTTGAGCCGTCAGATACAGCAGCTTGAAGAGATTCTTGAGGTGCAGCTATTCCAGCGCGACTCGCGCCCGTTGAAGCTAACGGAGACGGGTAAGTTCTTCTATGCGCATGCGGTCCAATTGCTGGCTCAGACGTCCGAACTCGAATCCATGACGCGGCGCGTGGGCAACATCGAGCGCAGCCTCTCGGTCGGTTTCGTGGGGTCGACGTTGTACGGCATGCTGCCCAAAATCATCCGGCGCTTCCGCGACGAGAACACGACAGTCGAACTCAGCCTCCATGAGATGTCGACGATGGACCAGATTCGCGCGCTGAAAGACGGTCAGATCGATGTCGGGTTCGGCCGTATCCGCCATGAGGACGCCAACATCCGTCGGGTGATTCTTCGCGAGGAGAAGATGATTGTTGCCTTCCCGGAGGGCCATTCACTCTCATTTGGCAAGCCCGCCCTCGCGCTCAGCGACCTGGTCAACGAGACCCTGATTATTTTCCCTAAGGCGCCGCGGCCCAGTTATGCAGACCAGGTGCTGTCGGCATTCGCGGACCGTGGTCTCAAGCCTCGCCGGATCTATGAAGTACGGGAGTTGCAGATTGCGCTAGGTCTCGTCGCAGCGGGGGAGGGAATTTCTGTCGTTCCGAGTAGCGTGTATGGCCTGAAGCGAGACGATGTGAGTTACAAGGAACTGGACGACCCCACGCTGGTTTCCCCAATCATCATGAGCACGCGAATGCTCGACGAGTCGCGCGACCTTCAGGAACTGCTTGAACTCATCTATCGGTTGTACGAGGAGGAGAGGGTGCCTTATGCGCCCCGTAATGAGGTCGGGCGGTGA
- a CDS encoding DNA-binding transcriptional regulator, LysR family, producing MLTQLVQHAAIQHGAASVITVRLPSTFAIRWLLPRLAEINTALGGTELRISTSADDMPDFTAPDVDAVVVRGTGQWVGVEAVPLFAETLAPMCTPALAASLRSVADLADATLLHPGPGYAEWRGWLDGVGATYINARQGLVFDTLELTLTAAAEGHGVAIGDPRMAQERLNVGSLMTPFSEVVRNGASYFLVYPSQRAAQPKIRALADILVRLAQEA from the coding sequence GTGCTGACGCAGCTCGTTCAGCATGCTGCAATTCAGCATGGCGCGGCGTCGGTGATCACGGTGCGGTTACCGTCCACGTTTGCGATTCGCTGGTTGCTCCCGCGGCTGGCGGAGATCAACACTGCGCTGGGCGGCACTGAGCTGCGCATCTCGACATCCGCCGACGACATGCCGGATTTCACCGCGCCGGATGTCGACGCCGTTGTCGTGCGTGGCACCGGACAGTGGGTGGGCGTAGAAGCGGTACCGCTGTTTGCCGAAACGCTCGCGCCAATGTGCACACCCGCATTGGCCGCGTCTCTCAGATCGGTCGCTGACCTTGCGGACGCGACGTTGCTACATCCTGGACCTGGCTATGCGGAATGGCGTGGTTGGCTTGATGGTGTCGGGGCGACCTACATCAATGCTCGACAGGGGCTTGTATTCGACACACTTGAGTTGACGCTCACTGCCGCAGCAGAAGGTCATGGGGTTGCAATCGGCGATCCACGCATGGCGCAAGAAAGACTTAATGTGGGTTCCCTGATGACGCCGTTTTCCGAGGTAGTGCGAAACGGTGCGTCGTACTTTCTGGTCTATCCCTCTCAACGTGCGGCCCAGCCGAAGATTCGTGCCCTTGCCGACATCCTCGTGCGGCTGGCGCAAGAAGCGTGA
- a CDS encoding Ketosteroid isomerase-related protein: MVSSPELRYTQQVRTYLKALERGDVAAICALFAPDAQIFSPFLGWMQAAPFFAKVIEASGQSTIRPIDICVSTTGARRATGYFIYDWVLKDGSAVSFECVDVFEFDASGLVERMIIVYDTYPIRSTVGDKYA, encoded by the coding sequence ATGGTGTCGTCACCTGAATTACGCTATACGCAGCAGGTTCGCACCTACCTCAAGGCGTTGGAGCGCGGCGACGTCGCCGCGATCTGCGCCCTGTTTGCACCGGACGCACAGATTTTCTCGCCGTTTCTCGGTTGGATGCAAGCTGCACCGTTCTTTGCCAAAGTCATCGAAGCATCGGGACAGAGCACGATCAGGCCTATCGACATCTGCGTGAGCACAACGGGCGCTCGGCGTGCGACGGGTTACTTCATCTACGATTGGGTGCTGAAAGACGGTTCCGCGGTGAGCTTCGAGTGCGTCGATGTGTTCGAGTTCGACGCCAGCGGGCTGGTCGAGCGCATGATAATTGTGTACGACACTTATCCTATCCGCAGCACAGTCGGCGATAAGTACGCGTAG
- a CDS encoding amino acid/amide ABC transporter substrate-binding protein, HAAT family has translation MNGRKGLVKLGAALSMGGMALACSATADASVVVGVAGPMTGEYASGGDQFRKGAEQAVKDINAAGGLLGQQLDLVVGDDVCDPKQAVSVANSFVNKKVAFVDGHWCSSSTLPASDVYNDAQIPQVTVSTNPKITERGIKGIFRITGRDDQQGQVAADYIAANFKGKKIAVIDDKTAYGGGLADEIAKDLAAKQTPVALRQSITAGEKDYSGLISKLKANGIQILAYGGYYQEVALILRQAAQAGLNLTVLGGDTLTNNELVTAAGPEIDKVLFTFPPDPRKSAAAAKVVAAFRAQKIEPEGYMLYSYAAMQVFAEAAKKANSTDYAAIVKQLHNTSFSTVVGQVDFDAKGDLKSPGYVVYRWKGNSYDYVK, from the coding sequence ATGAACGGCCGGAAAGGATTGGTTAAATTAGGTGCGGCACTCAGCATGGGCGGCATGGCTCTGGCCTGCTCGGCCACCGCGGACGCCAGCGTCGTGGTGGGCGTGGCGGGTCCGATGACGGGGGAGTACGCGTCGGGGGGCGACCAGTTTCGCAAGGGCGCGGAACAGGCCGTGAAGGACATCAACGCGGCAGGGGGTTTGCTTGGACAGCAACTCGACCTGGTCGTTGGTGATGACGTCTGCGATCCCAAGCAGGCCGTTTCCGTTGCCAACAGTTTCGTCAACAAGAAGGTGGCGTTCGTCGATGGTCACTGGTGCTCCAGTTCCACGTTGCCCGCTTCCGATGTCTACAACGACGCGCAAATCCCGCAGGTGACGGTATCGACCAACCCCAAAATTACGGAACGCGGCATTAAGGGGATTTTCCGTATCACGGGCAGGGACGACCAGCAGGGACAGGTCGCGGCGGACTATATCGCCGCGAACTTCAAGGGCAAGAAAATCGCCGTCATTGATGACAAGACCGCGTATGGCGGCGGTCTGGCGGACGAAATTGCAAAAGATCTGGCGGCGAAGCAGACACCCGTGGCGCTGCGCCAGTCGATCACGGCCGGTGAAAAGGACTACTCCGGTTTGATCAGCAAACTGAAGGCGAACGGCATTCAGATTCTTGCTTACGGCGGCTACTACCAGGAAGTCGCACTGATTCTGCGGCAGGCGGCGCAGGCCGGGCTCAACCTGACCGTCCTCGGCGGCGACACGCTGACGAACAATGAACTGGTGACGGCCGCCGGGCCGGAAATCGACAAGGTCCTGTTCACTTTCCCGCCCGACCCGCGTAAGAGTGCTGCCGCTGCAAAGGTGGTGGCGGCCTTTCGCGCGCAGAAGATCGAGCCGGAAGGCTACATGCTGTATTCATACGCCGCCATGCAGGTCTTCGCCGAAGCCGCGAAGAAGGCCAACTCCACCGACTACGCGGCGATCGTCAAGCAGCTTCACAACACATCGTTCAGCACGGTGGTCGGTCAGGTGGACTTCGACGCGAAAGGCGATCTGAAAAGCCCGGGTTATGTGGTCTACCGCTGGAAGGGCAACAGCTACGACTATGTGAAGTGA
- a CDS encoding amino acid/amide ABC transporter membrane protein 1, HAAT family: MSQALQQLINGLTLGAVYGLIAIGYTMVYGIIGMINFAHGDIYMVSAFIAVTCFTLLAGSGISSVVASIAITLIVSIALTSVFGWTVERVGYRPLRGSNRLAPLISSIGISIFLQNMVQLTQGARVKSIQPLVTGGVNLFSGDQFQGPYVSYVQILIVAVTILLMCAFTLFINKTPFGRQQRACEQDQRMMQFLGYNVDRIIALTFMIGAALAAVAGVMVTLYYGVIDFSIGFDAGIKAFTAAVLGGIGSIPGAMLGGVIIGLIEAFWAAYLSPEYKDVATFVILIVVLMFRPSGLLGRPEVEKV, from the coding sequence ATGAGCCAGGCACTGCAACAACTAATTAATGGGCTGACCTTGGGCGCCGTCTACGGCCTGATTGCGATCGGCTACACGATGGTCTACGGCATTATCGGCATGATCAACTTCGCTCACGGCGATATCTACATGGTTAGCGCCTTCATCGCCGTGACCTGCTTCACGCTGCTTGCGGGTAGCGGAATCTCGTCAGTCGTGGCGAGCATTGCCATTACGCTGATCGTATCGATCGCACTGACGTCCGTATTCGGCTGGACCGTCGAACGTGTCGGTTATCGGCCGCTGCGCGGATCCAATCGGCTTGCGCCGCTGATTTCGTCGATCGGGATTTCGATTTTTCTGCAGAACATGGTTCAGCTGACTCAAGGCGCACGAGTCAAGTCTATCCAGCCGCTCGTGACCGGAGGGGTGAACCTGTTCTCCGGTGACCAATTTCAGGGGCCATACGTTTCGTACGTGCAAATTCTTATCGTTGCCGTAACGATTCTGCTGATGTGCGCCTTCACGTTGTTCATCAATAAAACACCTTTTGGCAGACAGCAGCGAGCCTGTGAGCAGGATCAGCGGATGATGCAGTTTCTCGGTTACAACGTGGATCGGATCATCGCCCTGACGTTTATGATCGGCGCCGCACTGGCGGCAGTCGCAGGCGTCATGGTGACGCTCTACTACGGCGTGATCGACTTCTCGATTGGATTCGACGCCGGTATCAAGGCGTTTACCGCCGCTGTGCTCGGCGGAATTGGTTCGATTCCCGGGGCAATGCTGGGCGGTGTGATCATCGGCTTGATCGAAGCATTCTGGGCTGCCTACCTCTCGCCCGAATACAAGGATGTGGCCACCTTCGTGATTCTGATTGTGGTCTTGATGTTTCGTCCATCCGGGCTTCTCGGCCGACCCGAAGTGGAGAAGGTGTGA
- a CDS encoding amino acid/amide ABC transporter membrane protein 2, HAAT family, translated as MSSTVMQETNLHFRVKDALGAALVAGLVGLPMLGLTTRDGANGLEVQTRWALLAAFIAIAFAGRIVMQILLQRFSLFSKRRSRARPAPEVAGNGSLVWAGAGCVAFAVLLPALFAGNRYVVDTATTVLIYVMLGWGLNVVVGLAGLLDLGYVAFYAVGAYTYGLLSTHFGFGFWQCLPIAGGLAAAFGMLLGYPTLRLRGDYLAIVTLGFGEIIRLVLVNWGDLTGGPNGISSIPKPTFFGLPMQASGDGPTFATVFGLDYSPGQRVVFLYYLILALALLTNLLVSRLRRLPVGRAWEAVREDEIACKAMGINVTNVKLSAFATGAMLAGFAGVFFAARQGFISPESFTFSESATILAIVVLGGMGSQLGVVLAAALLVILPELGRDFSEYRMLLFGVAMVFIMIVRPGGLISHRRATVSAPRVEAKR; from the coding sequence ATGAGCTCGACAGTCATGCAAGAAACGAATCTGCATTTCCGTGTCAAGGATGCACTTGGCGCGGCGCTGGTCGCGGGCCTCGTCGGCTTGCCGATGCTGGGTTTGACTACGCGAGACGGCGCCAATGGTCTCGAGGTTCAGACGCGATGGGCGTTGCTGGCGGCTTTCATTGCGATCGCGTTTGCCGGGCGCATCGTCATGCAGATTTTGCTCCAGCGTTTTAGTCTTTTTTCAAAACGTCGGTCGCGCGCCAGACCCGCTCCTGAAGTTGCGGGTAACGGCTCGCTTGTCTGGGCCGGCGCCGGATGCGTGGCGTTCGCCGTGCTGTTGCCGGCGTTGTTCGCTGGCAACCGCTACGTCGTCGATACAGCGACGACCGTCCTGATTTACGTCATGCTGGGCTGGGGCTTGAATGTCGTCGTCGGTCTGGCGGGGCTGCTGGACCTCGGTTATGTCGCGTTCTATGCAGTCGGCGCGTACACATACGGCCTGTTGTCGACGCATTTTGGCTTTGGTTTCTGGCAGTGTTTGCCGATCGCCGGTGGCCTCGCTGCGGCGTTCGGCATGTTGCTGGGCTACCCGACACTCCGGCTCAGAGGCGACTATCTAGCCATCGTCACGCTTGGATTTGGGGAAATCATACGGTTGGTGCTCGTGAATTGGGGCGACCTCACAGGCGGACCCAACGGCATCTCGTCCATTCCGAAGCCGACCTTCTTCGGGCTCCCCATGCAGGCGTCGGGCGACGGTCCGACCTTCGCGACCGTGTTTGGCCTTGATTACTCGCCCGGCCAGCGCGTCGTCTTTCTGTACTACCTGATCCTCGCACTTGCGCTGCTGACGAACCTCCTCGTCTCGCGGCTCAGGCGGCTGCCCGTTGGGCGCGCGTGGGAAGCGGTGCGCGAAGACGAGATCGCCTGCAAAGCAATGGGCATCAACGTCACCAATGTGAAACTGTCCGCCTTTGCGACGGGTGCCATGCTGGCCGGATTCGCCGGCGTGTTCTTCGCCGCACGGCAGGGTTTCATTTCGCCAGAGAGCTTCACCTTTTCGGAGTCGGCCACGATTCTCGCGATCGTGGTGCTCGGCGGTATGGGGAGCCAACTCGGCGTCGTCCTTGCGGCAGCCTTGCTGGTGATTTTGCCCGAGTTAGGGCGTGATTTCTCCGAGTACAGAATGCTGCTTTTCGGTGTTGCAATGGTCTTTATCATGATCGTGCGGCCCGGCGGGCTGATCAGCCATCGCCGGGCTACTGTCAGCGCGCCTCGCGTGGAGGCAAAACGATGA
- a CDS encoding amino acid/amide ABC transporter ATP-binding protein 1, HAAT family has product MNASTSLLSVENLTMQFGGLRAIEDLSMTARAGEVTSVIGPNGAGKTTFFNCLTGFYKPTQGAITLGHPRHGTLRLHAMKNVDVARIGQVVRTFQNIRLFPRMTVLENLMIAQHNVLQDASRFSIAGALNARSFRRANDKAIENALTWLERLDVRDIANKPAGDMPYGVQRRVEIARAMCADPILLCLDEPAAGLNPRESAELTALLTSLSREQGIGILLIEHDMSVVMKVSDHIVVLNHGKKIAEGLPADIKVNPEVISAYLGEDDETSSLGEASQEKSAHA; this is encoded by the coding sequence ATGAACGCCTCCACCTCGCTGCTCAGCGTTGAAAACCTGACGATGCAGTTCGGCGGCCTTCGCGCAATCGAAGACCTGTCCATGACGGCGCGCGCAGGAGAGGTGACGTCGGTGATCGGGCCGAACGGAGCCGGAAAGACGACGTTTTTTAACTGCCTGACGGGCTTTTACAAACCGACCCAAGGCGCCATCACGTTGGGGCATCCCCGTCATGGGACGCTCCGGCTTCATGCGATGAAGAATGTCGACGTGGCACGGATTGGCCAGGTCGTCAGAACGTTCCAGAACATACGGCTGTTCCCGCGTATGACCGTGCTCGAAAACCTGATGATTGCCCAGCACAATGTGTTGCAAGACGCGTCCAGGTTCTCGATTGCTGGCGCACTCAATGCGAGGTCGTTTCGACGCGCGAACGACAAGGCGATCGAAAACGCTTTGACGTGGCTCGAGCGATTAGACGTTCGAGATATAGCCAACAAACCTGCCGGCGATATGCCTTATGGGGTGCAGCGCCGCGTCGAGATCGCGCGCGCAATGTGCGCGGACCCCATTCTCCTCTGCCTCGATGAGCCGGCCGCCGGCCTCAATCCGCGCGAGTCGGCGGAACTCACTGCGCTATTGACCTCGCTCTCCCGGGAGCAGGGCATCGGCATATTGTTGATCGAGCACGATATGAGCGTCGTGATGAAGGTTTCAGACCATATTGTCGTGCTCAATCACGGGAAGAAAATTGCAGAAGGCTTGCCTGCTGACATCAAGGTGAATCCCGAAGTGATCAGCGCATACCTCGGCGAGGACGACGAGACGTCGTCACTCGGTGAAGCATCGCAGGAGAAGTCAGCTCATGCTTAA
- a CDS encoding amino acid/amide ABC transporter ATP-binding protein 2, HAAT family encodes MLKITELSAHYGSVQALRGVSLGVKTGEIVTLIGANGAGKSTLMNTIFGYPRASGGKVEFDGQNISKLPSHAIGKLDIAVVPEGRRIFQRMTVLENLLMGDTSGNRRTADDLERMYEMFPILRSRASQRAGTLSGGEQQMLAIGRALMSQPRLLLLDEPSLGLAPIFIKKIFSVIKELNEQLGMTILLVEQNAHHALRVAHRGYVLQHGQIALEGSGAELLANPAVRAAYLEGDTSQLDAA; translated from the coding sequence ATGCTTAAGATTACCGAACTCAGTGCCCACTATGGCAGTGTCCAGGCGCTACGCGGGGTGAGCCTTGGCGTGAAGACTGGCGAGATCGTCACGTTGATCGGTGCGAACGGCGCAGGCAAGTCGACGCTGATGAATACCATTTTTGGCTATCCACGGGCCAGCGGCGGCAAGGTCGAATTCGACGGACAGAACATTTCGAAACTGCCATCGCATGCGATCGGCAAGCTCGATATTGCGGTTGTGCCTGAAGGGCGTCGTATCTTTCAGCGGATGACCGTGCTCGAGAATCTTCTGATGGGGGATACGTCGGGCAACCGCCGGACCGCGGATGACCTTGAGCGCATGTACGAGATGTTCCCGATCCTGAGAAGCCGCGCTTCGCAGCGTGCCGGCACACTGTCAGGAGGGGAGCAGCAGATGCTCGCGATAGGACGCGCATTGATGTCGCAGCCGAGATTGCTGCTACTCGATGAGCCGTCGCTCGGTCTTGCGCCGATCTTCATCAAGAAGATCTTTTCGGTCATCAAGGAGTTAAACGAGCAGCTCGGGATGACGATTCTGCTTGTCGAACAGAACGCTCATCACGCTTTGCGCGTGGCGCATCGAGGGTATGTTCTCCAGCATGGGCAGATTGCCCTGGAGGGGAGCGGTGCTGAACTGCTGGCCAACCCAGCCGTGCGGGCCGCGTATCTGGAGGGCGACACTTCTCAACTGGATGCGGCCTGA